Within candidate division WOR-3 bacterium, the genomic segment TATATTTCTGATTAACTTAAGGTCTTGCATAGCATTATTATACATAGAATATCATCTTCATTCAAGTGTTATTCTTTTATTCTTCTTGATGGCTTCACAGTGGATTTTATTTCATCTTTATTTGCATGTCCGACACTCAGCGGTATATTCTTATATGTGATTATCACAAACTCATCAAAACTGTTCGGCCTTTTTATACTCTCACCCCGCAATATTTTTTTCAGTTCCCATTCTTTGACTTCAACAGCATTCTTCTTTGCACCAGGTCCGAATATCTGAACAAAATCATTGTCTGGTTTGAGACTTGTGCCATAAATCCTACCAACTTCAAGTCCTTTCCTTATCCCTGATATCTCAATGAAGGCATAGGCTTCGGGGGTTGAAATAAAATATTTATCCTGTCTCTGAAAAACAGCATAGTCATTGAACCTAATATTCGTTATATCATATTGCCTTGAAAATAATTCAATAACTTTATTTTGATATTCAATCTTTCCATGATAGCCGGGTCTTAATTGTGGTACACCCCGTTTGGTTATTCGGGCAATAAAGAATGGTGCAGTATCATTGTCCTGGGGTAAAATTCTAACGCAGTTCTTAACCCTTATATCAAAATGCTCTTTTTCCCAGGATAATACACCTTCACGAAATTTGAAATGTGGGATGTTTATGGACAGTATTTCAGCCTCCGGGAATTTTTTTAAAAGATAATCAATCACCCCTTCGTTTTCTTCGGGTGCAATCGTGCAGGTAGAATAGACCATAGTTCCACCCGGTTTTAATGCCCTGAATGCAGAAACAATCAATCCTTTCTGAATTCGTGCCATTTTCTGGATATTTTTAATACCCCAGTGATATAAAACCTTTTTTGACTTTCTTATCGTTCCCTCTGCAGAACAGGGGGCATCAATGAGTATCTTATCAAAATAATTGGGCAGGACATCTCCAACCTTCTCTCCGGGGATTGAAATCAAAACTTCATTCAATAGACCACATTTTTTTACATTATGTATTAGACTTGAAACCCTTTTATAATCAATCTCATTGGCAACGATTAAACCTTTATTACCCATTAATTGTGCAATCTGTGTCGTTTTTGAACCGGGTGAGGCACAAAGGTCAAGGACTACATCATCTGGTTTCGGTTCAAGGACAACTACCGGAATCATAGAAGCAATTTCCTGGACATATATGAAACCCAGCTGATGGGTGAAGTGATTCCCAATACCATGGCCAGTTTCTATCACATAGGCATCATTTAAAAAATTTAATGGTTTAAGGTTAAAATCTTTTAATAAACTAAGAATGACTTCTTTCTTAGCCTTCAAAGTATTCAATCTGACCGATATTCTCTGGGGTTTGTTCAAAAAATCGGTAAATTCCTTAAAATCCGGGATTATTTTTTCATATCTTGAATAAATATTTAGAATATTCATATGGGATTATACGGAATTATTACTATAAGTCAAGAAATATAAAATAATTTATGATAATATTCTGTTCCTATCCTGCACATCTGTTCAATATTGAAACATGAGATTGCAAAAAACCTATGAAATTCCTTCTATTATTCAGGCACGGATTTTGCTTTATAAAAATATCAGGAGTGATAATGAGACCTTTTCAACCTATTTTGGCCCGCAGAGTTTTCCCTCTGATTGAACACAATAATAACGAAATGCAGATATCATTGACAAAAAGGGGAGATTGATTATACTATGTTGAGGGATTATATGGAAAAAAATAAACTCGCCTTCCTTAGATTCATTTTGATACTAACGACGATACTGGTGATGACTTATTCAAAGAAAGGACTCCATTTTGGAGAACCCGGGTATACAGTAGCCCTAATTTATTTTATAATCAGTCTTATTTTTAGCCGACTGCCTGAGAAAATTATAGGTAGACCCTGGTTTTCATTTTTATCATTTTTATTTGACATCATCATAATCTCACTTGCGATATATTTGACCGAAGGAGTTCAGACCGATTTTTATCTAATTTATTTTCTTGCAATATTTATATCCTCAGTGAGTCAGAGTGTGAACGGTAGTATTTTTATTTCAATCGTTGCCAGTGTTATCTACGCCTGGCTTATTCATCGCGAATACCCTGATATTTCTTTTCTGGACTCAAGATTTTTAATTAGAATACCATTTTTATTTGTAATATCACTGGTGAGTAGTTACTGGGCAGAATCTACCCGAAGGGAATTGAGAAAAAAAGAAGAACTTGAAAAATTCAATATTGAATTAAAAAAGGAAGTGGAACGGATAACCGCGCGTGAGGTTGAATTAAGACTATATAACGAAAGGATTATAAATAGTGTGGCAAGCGGAATAATGGTGGTAAAAAAGGATGGTGTGATTACCACATTAAATCCTGAGGCGGAAAGGGTATTTGGTTACAAAAAAGAAGAACTGCTTGAGTTTAATATAAAAAGTATCAGTGGCACAGAAAATTTATGGCAAAAAATTGAACAGGCAATAAAAACAGGAAAACCAATAATTCGTGATGAGGTAGAAATTTTAAATAAAAATGGTGATATTATCCCTATCGGTTTTAATATTTCATTACTTGAAACACAGAACAAAGAAATATCAGGTTGCGTGCTCATATTCAAGGACTTATCTGAAATTAGAAAACTTGAAGAAAAGGTAAAACAAAACGAAAGACTTTCTTATCTCGGTAAGATGGCAAGCTGGGTAGCCCATGAGATTCGCAATCCCTTGACCTCCATTGATGGCTTCGCCCAATTGTTGATGAATGCCAGCGATAAAGATAAGATTAAAATGTATATTGAAGAGATTCGCAAAGGCACCCAACGGATAAATCATATCATTGATGATATTCTCACTTTTGCCCGTTCCAGAAAAATGGAATTTAAAAAGGTAGATTTAAAAGACTTAATGAACGAGATAATAAAAACCATAAATGTAAAAGCAATATTTGAAGAAAATGGTGAATCAATTGTTCAGGGTGAAGAAGAATCACTTCGTCGTCTTTTTGTTAATCTTATAACAAACAGCGTAGAGGCAATGGAGGAAAGTGGTTTGATAAGGATTAAATTTGAAAAACAGAACGATTATTTAATTACCCATGTCATTGATAATGGCAAAGGCATTGATGAAAAAGATTTAAAAAATATCTTCACACCATTTTTTACAACCAAACCCAGAGGCACTGGGTTGGGACTGGCGATTGTAAAAAAAATTGTTGATGACCATAAAGGTAAGATTGAAATACAGAGTAAACTCGGACAGGGGACAAAGATATCAATCTATCTTCCTGTCTGGAAGGAGGTTTAGATGAAGAAAAAAATACTTGTTTTGGATGATGAAGAGCCAATAAGAGTTTTATTAAAAGAGGTATTAAACGATGATTATGAAGTTGTATTATGCGATAACGGAAAAGAGGCGATAAAACACATAACCAAAGAAAAGTTTGACCTGCTCATTACCGATATCAAAATGCCTGGAACACACGGGTTTGAGGTAATTGAACGAATAAGGGAAAGAAATAAAGATATACCAATAGTGATATGTTCAGCCTATAAACTACTTGAAGATGATATTGTCGTTAAAACTTCTGGAGTGGCCGCATTTATAACAAAACCAATTGAAATTAAAGAGCTAAAAGCAAAGGTTTTTGAATTGATAGGGGTATAAAGATATAATGCGCATCGGCGAATTATTAATAAGAAGTGGCATTATCAATGAAGAACAGCTAAATGAGGCATTAAAAATACAAGAAAAAAGCAAAAAGAAAATAGGTGAAATATTGATTGAATTAGGATATTTAAACCCACGTGACCTTATCTGGCTTTTAAGTGAGCAGGCATCCATTCCGTTTATTGAGTTAAAACCGGAAATGCTTGACAGCAAACTTATTCTTTCTTTTCCTGAAAAATTGCTATATAAATACTGTGCCATTCCATTGTATGAAATAGAGGGCAAACTGTATATCGCAATCGGGAATCCTACCGAAAAAGAAGGTATTGAAAAAATAAAAGAATTTACAAAGAAAGAGGTCGTTTTATCCGCTTCTGAGCCTGAAAAAATTATACAACTTTTAGATAAATTCTTCCTTGCCGAGCAATCCGAGAAAATAATAGGTGAAGAAAATTTTATCGGCGACATTAATATAAATATCTCAAAAGATGGGGCTATTATTGAATTTATTGATGAAAGCGGCAAAATAAAAAACTATAAAATAGTTGGAAACATTACAATAAAATATATAAGTTCCGAAAAGAAAGAAGAATTATGACCGAGATCAAAAAATTACTCAAGCATACAGTTGAATCAAAGGCAAGCGACTTGCATCTCAGTGCAGGCTCACCAATTATGACCAGAATCCATGGTTCAATGAAAAAATTGAGTGACAATGAT encodes:
- a CDS encoding ATP-binding protein, with protein sequence MEKNKLAFLRFILILTTILVMTYSKKGLHFGEPGYTVALIYFIISLIFSRLPEKIIGRPWFSFLSFLFDIIIISLAIYLTEGVQTDFYLIYFLAIFISSVSQSVNGSIFISIVASVIYAWLIHREYPDISFLDSRFLIRIPFLFVISLVSSYWAESTRRELRKKEELEKFNIELKKEVERITAREVELRLYNERIINSVASGIMVVKKDGVITTLNPEAERVFGYKKEELLEFNIKSISGTENLWQKIEQAIKTGKPIIRDEVEILNKNGDIIPIGFNISLLETQNKEISGCVLIFKDLSEIRKLEEKVKQNERLSYLGKMASWVAHEIRNPLTSIDGFAQLLMNASDKDKIKMYIEEIRKGTQRINHIIDDILTFARSRKMEFKKVDLKDLMNEIIKTINVKAIFEENGESIVQGEEESLRRLFVNLITNSVEAMEESGLIRIKFEKQNDYLITHVIDNGKGIDEKDLKNIFTPFFTTKPRGTGLGLAIVKKIVDDHKGKIEIQSKLGQGTKISIYLPVWKEV
- a CDS encoding response regulator, producing the protein MKKKILVLDDEEPIRVLLKEVLNDDYEVVLCDNGKEAIKHITKEKFDLLITDIKMPGTHGFEVIERIRERNKDIPIVICSAYKLLEDDIVVKTSGVAAFITKPIEIKELKAKVFELIGV
- a CDS encoding RsmB/NOP family class I SAM-dependent RNA methyltransferase encodes the protein MNILNIYSRYEKIIPDFKEFTDFLNKPQRISVRLNTLKAKKEVILSLLKDFNLKPLNFLNDAYVIETGHGIGNHFTHQLGFIYVQEIASMIPVVVLEPKPDDVVLDLCASPGSKTTQIAQLMGNKGLIVANEIDYKRVSSLIHNVKKCGLLNEVLISIPGEKVGDVLPNYFDKILIDAPCSAEGTIRKSKKVLYHWGIKNIQKMARIQKGLIVSAFRALKPGGTMVYSTCTIAPEENEGVIDYLLKKFPEAEILSINIPHFKFREGVLSWEKEHFDIRVKNCVRILPQDNDTAPFFIARITKRGVPQLRPGYHGKIEYQNKVIELFSRQYDITNIRFNDYAVFQRQDKYFISTPEAYAFIEISGIRKGLEVGRIYGTSLKPDNDFVQIFGPGAKKNAVEVKEWELKKILRGESIKRPNSFDEFVIITYKNIPLSVGHANKDEIKSTVKPSRRIKE